In the Panulirus ornatus isolate Po-2019 chromosome 57, ASM3632096v1, whole genome shotgun sequence genome, one interval contains:
- the Hr51 gene encoding photoreceptor-specific nuclear receptor isoform X1, with the protein MIAPAPFPPPSLSMHHHQIGGGLLGGRLSPLGGRCPTSLGGAGVCVASSGMGVTMGGPSLATVSVGSVGVGGMGVGGGRRVSPGLTCLVCGDTSSGKHYGILACNGCSGFFKRSVRRKLIYRCQAGTGACVVDKAHRNQCQACRLKKCIQMGMNKDAVQNERQPRNTATIRPEAFADMDQERLLREAAVAVGVFTPPLPLPGLVTAMGGSRGFLGPPSITTSTPFTTTHAHHPLASTPAAPPTSSSSASAIAAAAAAAAVAASSTTTNTTTNNNNNNNNPATINHMSGAANGGAAAVPGLLGSQRAHSPSKDDLDHGIRSVDSPVDVTGGGSEDTGGPMGPHMPPVSSCSSSSSSGTSYVETAPLWDPLQESVQETAARLLFMAVKWAKNLPSFSSLPFRDQVVLLEEVWSELFVLNAVQWSLPLPTCPLLSPSAHAHALAHAHKAAQAAHDIRQLSEVAGAFRDLAVDPAEFAYLKAIVLFRPVRGLKDSAQVESLQDQAQVMLSQHVRAHYPARPARFGRLLLLLASLRSPPPPRVQALFFTATIGNTPMEKILCDMYKS; encoded by the exons ATGATAGCGCCCGCGCCCTTCCCGCCGCCCTCGCTCTCCATGCACCACCATCAG ATTGGTGGTGGTTTACTGGGGGGTCGCCTCTCGCCGCTGGGGGGTCGCTGCCCCACCAGCCTGGGGGGCGCTGGGGTCTGCGTGGCCTCCAGTGGAATGGGGGTGACCATGGGGGGCCCCAGCCTGGCTACCGTCAGTGTCG gcagcgtgggcgtgggcggcatGGGCGTGGGCGGTGGGCGACGTGTATCGCCGGGGCTGACGTGTCTGGTGTGTGGCGACACGTCGTCTGGCAAACACTACGGCATCTTGGCCTGCAACGGCTGCTCTGGCTTCTTCAAGAGGTCCGTCCGACGCAAGTTGATCTACAG gTGCCAGGCGGGGACGGGTGCCTGCGTGGTGGACAAGGCGCACAGGAACCAGTGCCAGGCGTGCCGACTGAAGAAGTGCATCCAGATGGGCATGAACAAAGATG CGGTGCAGAACGAGCGGCAGCCCCGAAACACAGCCACCATCCGCCCGGAGGCCTTCGCGGACATGGACCAGGAGAGGCTGCTGAGGGAGGCTGCTGTGGCCGTCGGGGTCTTCAC ACCCCCCCTGCCGCTCCCGGGCCTGGTGACTGCTATGGGCGGCTCCAGGGGCTTCCTGgggcctccctccatcactacctccacgcccttcaccaccacccacgcccaccacccgcTCGCCTCCACGCCCGCcgccccgcccacctcctcctcctcggcctcgGCCATcgccgcagccgccgccgccgccgccgttgcggcctccagcaccaccaccaacaccacaaccaacaacaacaacaacaacaacaaccccgccaccatcaaCCATATGTCTGGGGCGGCCAACGGCGGGGCAGCCGCGGTGCCCGGCCTGCTGGGTAGCCAGCGAGCACACTCCCCCTCCAAGGACGACCTGGACcacg GAATTCGCAGTGTGGACTCGCCCGTGGACGTCACTGGTGGGGGCAGCGAGGACACGGGGGGACCCATGGGGCCTCACATGCCCCCCGTGTCCTCCTGTTCGTCCTCGTCGTCCTCGGGAACCTCGTACGTGGAGACGGCGCCCCTGTGGGACCCCCTGCAGGAATCGGTCCAGGAGACAGCGGCCAGGCTGCTCTTCATGGCCGTCAAGTGGGCCAAGAACCTGCCCTCCTTCAGTAGTTTACCCTTCCGTGACCAG GtggtcctgctggaggaggtgtggtcgGAGTTGTTCGTGTTGAATGCAGTCCAgtggtccctccctctccctacctgcCCTTTGCTCTCGCCctccgcccacgcccacgccctggCGCACGCCCACAAAGCCGCCCAAGCCGCCCACGACATACGCCAgctgtcggaggtggcgggagcATTCAGGGACCTGGCTGTCGACCCTGCTGAGTTCGCTTATCTCAAAGCCATCGTCCTGTTTAGACCAG TACGGGGCCTGAAGGACTCGGCGCAGGTCGAGTCGTTACAAGACCAGGCGCAGGTCATGTTGAGCCAGCACGTCCGCGCCCACTACCCAGCCCGCCCGGCCCGCTTCGgtcgcctgctgctgctgctggcctcccTCAGGTCGCCCCCTCCGCCTCGCGTCCAGGCCTTGTTCTTCACCGCCACCATTGGCAACACCCCCATGGAGAAGATCCTCTGCGACATGTACAAGagctga
- the Hr51 gene encoding photoreceptor-specific nuclear receptor isoform X2, whose product MIAPAPFPPPSLSMHHHQIGGGLLGGRLSPLGGRCPTSLGGAGVCVASSGMGVTMGGPSLATVSVGSVGVGGMGVGGGRRVSPGLTCLVCGDTSSGKHYGILACNGCSGFFKRSVRRKLIYRCQAGTGACVVDKAHRNQCQACRLKKCIQMGMNKDAVQNERQPRNTATIRPEAFADMDQERLLREAAVAVGVFTRPPLPLPGLVTAMGGSRGFLGPPSITTSTPFTTTHAHHPLASTPAAPPTSSSSASAIAAAAAAAAVAASSTTTNTTTNNNNNNNNPATINHMSGAANGGAAAVPGLLGSQRAHSPSKDDLDHGIRSVDSPVDVTGGGSEDTGGPMGPHMPPVSSCSSSSSSGTSYVETAPLWDPLQESVQETAARLLFMAVKWAKNLPSFSSLPFRDQVVLLEEVWSELFVLNAVQWSLPLPTCPLLSPSAHAHALAHAHKAAQAAHDIRQLSEVAGAFRDLAVDPAEFAYLKAIVLFRPVRGLKDSAQVESLQDQAQVMLSQHVRAHYPARPARFGRLLLLLASLRSPPPPRVQALFFTATIGNTPMEKILCDMYKS is encoded by the exons ATGATAGCGCCCGCGCCCTTCCCGCCGCCCTCGCTCTCCATGCACCACCATCAG ATTGGTGGTGGTTTACTGGGGGGTCGCCTCTCGCCGCTGGGGGGTCGCTGCCCCACCAGCCTGGGGGGCGCTGGGGTCTGCGTGGCCTCCAGTGGAATGGGGGTGACCATGGGGGGCCCCAGCCTGGCTACCGTCAGTGTCG gcagcgtgggcgtgggcggcatGGGCGTGGGCGGTGGGCGACGTGTATCGCCGGGGCTGACGTGTCTGGTGTGTGGCGACACGTCGTCTGGCAAACACTACGGCATCTTGGCCTGCAACGGCTGCTCTGGCTTCTTCAAGAGGTCCGTCCGACGCAAGTTGATCTACAG gTGCCAGGCGGGGACGGGTGCCTGCGTGGTGGACAAGGCGCACAGGAACCAGTGCCAGGCGTGCCGACTGAAGAAGTGCATCCAGATGGGCATGAACAAAGATG CGGTGCAGAACGAGCGGCAGCCCCGAAACACAGCCACCATCCGCCCGGAGGCCTTCGCGGACATGGACCAGGAGAGGCTGCTGAGGGAGGCTGCTGTGGCCGTCGGGGTCTTCAC CAGACCCCCCCTGCCGCTCCCGGGCCTGGTGACTGCTATGGGCGGCTCCAGGGGCTTCCTGgggcctccctccatcactacctccacgcccttcaccaccacccacgcccaccacccgcTCGCCTCCACGCCCGCcgccccgcccacctcctcctcctcggcctcgGCCATcgccgcagccgccgccgccgccgccgttgcggcctccagcaccaccaccaacaccacaaccaacaacaacaacaacaacaacaaccccgccaccatcaaCCATATGTCTGGGGCGGCCAACGGCGGGGCAGCCGCGGTGCCCGGCCTGCTGGGTAGCCAGCGAGCACACTCCCCCTCCAAGGACGACCTGGACcacg GAATTCGCAGTGTGGACTCGCCCGTGGACGTCACTGGTGGGGGCAGCGAGGACACGGGGGGACCCATGGGGCCTCACATGCCCCCCGTGTCCTCCTGTTCGTCCTCGTCGTCCTCGGGAACCTCGTACGTGGAGACGGCGCCCCTGTGGGACCCCCTGCAGGAATCGGTCCAGGAGACAGCGGCCAGGCTGCTCTTCATGGCCGTCAAGTGGGCCAAGAACCTGCCCTCCTTCAGTAGTTTACCCTTCCGTGACCAG GtggtcctgctggaggaggtgtggtcgGAGTTGTTCGTGTTGAATGCAGTCCAgtggtccctccctctccctacctgcCCTTTGCTCTCGCCctccgcccacgcccacgccctggCGCACGCCCACAAAGCCGCCCAAGCCGCCCACGACATACGCCAgctgtcggaggtggcgggagcATTCAGGGACCTGGCTGTCGACCCTGCTGAGTTCGCTTATCTCAAAGCCATCGTCCTGTTTAGACCAG TACGGGGCCTGAAGGACTCGGCGCAGGTCGAGTCGTTACAAGACCAGGCGCAGGTCATGTTGAGCCAGCACGTCCGCGCCCACTACCCAGCCCGCCCGGCCCGCTTCGgtcgcctgctgctgctgctggcctcccTCAGGTCGCCCCCTCCGCCTCGCGTCCAGGCCTTGTTCTTCACCGCCACCATTGGCAACACCCCCATGGAGAAGATCCTCTGCGACATGTACAAGagctga